In the Corythoichthys intestinalis isolate RoL2023-P3 chromosome 12, ASM3026506v1, whole genome shotgun sequence genome, one interval contains:
- the lmln gene encoding leishmanolysin-like peptidase isoform X1, with amino-acid sequence MNLRLITESKLSMCSIVGLFLICAVLVRCHGTCKHHVPLPNEVVHFVHLKPAHVMKRSADDQSLKIKIIYDYSVDELPAVKRRLVKDKLFPQAIDYLQKAFFVRHRVSPILLSRQCATNQYLKKRDDPHRYCQNACANITYCGPVIVPQHHLQQCKMCVESGKSCAPSGSPDGPGVEGFDFVLYVSGIVTKRCGLENIVAYAAYCQLESVLDRPIAGYANLCPAMISSEPQEFEGMLSTVKHEIIHALGFSAGLFAFYRDDDGKPLTPRFSSGLPAFNESQGLYQWSEAVIKRVNRLWDIRGGQMVRHEVHVVVTPRVVEEVRNHFKCPILEGMELENQGGPGTELNHWEKRLLENEAMTGSHTQNRVFSRMTLAIMEDTGWYRANYSLAETLNWGRGLGCDFVMKSCKFWMDRQRQRKHAGMPYCDTVRASPLQLMCRQDQLAVAVCNLQKYPHELPLEYQYFEQIPDVSADQLPFFGGAVEIADFCPFSQDFSWHVSGEYQRNSNCRVSENQPEWWRNYAAEYYGPNSICLYQKSAFVMEQCTKKITYPDWGSGCYKVLCSAQGLTVHIQGHTFLCLYKGHLLSVSVLVNDWVYNGVLICPACTDFCDDCPVFEEIPTMNTSRIKTIDPCSKASGRPVNFSLQWTLIAVLLTCHLN; translated from the exons ATGAATCTGAGATTAATAACAGAGAGCAAGCTATCTATGTGCAGCATCGTTGGTCTTTTCCTCATCTGTGCAGTTTTAGTCCGTTGCCACGGGACGTGCAAACACCATGTCCCGCTTCCAAATGAG GTTgtccattttgtgcatttgaaGCCTGCTCATGTCATGAAAAGAAGCGCTGATGACCAATCTCTCAAGATTAAAATAATATACGACTACAGTGTGGATGA GCTCCCTGCAGTCAAAAGAAGACTGGTGAAG GACAAGCTGTTTCCCCAGGCAATTGACTACCTGCAGAAAGCATTCTTTGTGAGGCACAGGGTCAGCCCGATTCTTCTCAGCAG ACAATGTGCAACTAACCAGTATCTGAAGAAGAGGGATGATCCTCATCGCTACTGTCAGAATGCCTGTGCAAATATCACTTATTGTGGCCCAGTCATTGTACCTCAACACCACTTGCAG CAATGCAAGATGTGCGTCGAGTCGGGGAAGTCCTGTGCTCCGTCAGGTTCCCCAGATGGCCCAGGGGTCGAAGGGTTTGACTTTGTCCTCTATGTCAGTGGGATTGTAACAAAACGATGTGGACTGGAGAACATTGTGGCTTATGCAGCTTACTGCCAGCTGGAGTCTGTACTAGACAG ACCGATAGCTGGTTATGCCAACTTGTGTCCTGCCATGATCTCATCAGAGCCTCAAGAGTTTGAAGGAATGCTCTCCACTGTGAAACATGAGATCATCCATGCTCTG GGGTTTTCTGCAGGTCTGTTTGCTTTCTACCGGGATGATGATGGCAAACCTTTGACTCCTCGCTTTTCCAGTGGCCTTCCTGCGTTTAATGAGAG CCAGGGTCTGTATCAGTGGAGTGAGGCAGTGATCAAGCGTGTCAACAGACTATGGGACATTAGAGGAGGACAGATGGTGCGACATGAAGTTCATGTCGTTGTGACTCCGCGGGTTGTG GAGGAGGTAAGAAATCATTTCAAGTGTCCAATCTTAGAAGGAATGGAGCTGGAGAACCAAGGGGGTCCTGGGACTGAACTCAATCACTGGGAAAAGAGACTTTTAGAG AATGAAGCCATGACAggctcacacacacaaaatagggTGTTTTCCCGAATGACGCTGGCCATCATGGAGGACACCGGGTGGTACCGAGCTAACTATAGCCTGGCCGAGACACTGAACTGGGGCCGTGGACTTGGCTGTGATTTTGTCATGAAGAGCTGCAAGTTCTGGATGGACAGACAGAGACAGAG AAAGCATGCTGGCATGCCTTACTGTGACACAGTGCGAGCCTCTCctttgcagctaatgtgcagacAGGACCAACTTGCGGTGGCTGTCTGCAACTTGCAGAAATACCCACATGAGTTGCCACTGGAGTATCAG TATTTTGAACAGATTCCAGATGTGTCTGCTGACCAGCTGCCATTTTTTGGTGGCGCAGTAGAGATTGCTGACTTCTGTCCTTTTAGTCAGGATTTTAGTTGGCACGTGAGTGGAGAGTATCAGAGAAATTCAAACTGCAGAGTGTCAGAGAATCAACCAG AATGGTGGAGGAATTATGCAGCAGAGTATTATGGGCCAAACTCAATCTGTTTGTACCAGAAGTCAGCTTTTGTAATGGAGCAGTGCACCAAGAAGATAACTTATCCTGACTGGGGCTCTGGATGCTACAAG GTCTTATGTTCAGCTCAGGGCCTGACAGTGCACATTCAGGGACACACCTTCCTCTGTCTCTATAAAGGTCATCTCCTGAGTGTGAGTGTGCTTGTCAACGACTGGGTATATAACGGTGTACTGATCTGCCCTGCTTGTACCGACTTCTGTGACGACTGTCCGGTCTTCGAGGAGATCCCAACAATGAATACCTCCAGGATTAAGACCATTG ATCCATGTTCCAAGGCTTCTGGTAGACCCGTGAATTTCAGTCTCCAGTGGACCCTTATTGCTGTGCTGCTCACCTGCCATTTAAACTGA
- the lmln gene encoding leishmanolysin-like peptidase isoform X2, with product MKRSADDQSLKIKIIYDYSVDELPAVKRRLVKDKLFPQAIDYLQKAFFVRHRVSPILLSRQCATNQYLKKRDDPHRYCQNACANITYCGPVIVPQHHLQQCKMCVESGKSCAPSGSPDGPGVEGFDFVLYVSGIVTKRCGLENIVAYAAYCQLESVLDRPIAGYANLCPAMISSEPQEFEGMLSTVKHEIIHALGFSAGLFAFYRDDDGKPLTPRFSSGLPAFNESQGLYQWSEAVIKRVNRLWDIRGGQMVRHEVHVVVTPRVVEEVRNHFKCPILEGMELENQGGPGTELNHWEKRLLENEAMTGSHTQNRVFSRMTLAIMEDTGWYRANYSLAETLNWGRGLGCDFVMKSCKFWMDRQRQRKHAGMPYCDTVRASPLQLMCRQDQLAVAVCNLQKYPHELPLEYQYFEQIPDVSADQLPFFGGAVEIADFCPFSQDFSWHVSGEYQRNSNCRVSENQPEWWRNYAAEYYGPNSICLYQKSAFVMEQCTKKITYPDWGSGCYKVLCSAQGLTVHIQGHTFLCLYKGHLLSVSVLVNDWVYNGVLICPACTDFCDDCPVFEEIPTMNTSRIKTIDPCSKASGRPVNFSLQWTLIAVLLTCHLN from the exons ATGAAAAGAAGCGCTGATGACCAATCTCTCAAGATTAAAATAATATACGACTACAGTGTGGATGA GCTCCCTGCAGTCAAAAGAAGACTGGTGAAG GACAAGCTGTTTCCCCAGGCAATTGACTACCTGCAGAAAGCATTCTTTGTGAGGCACAGGGTCAGCCCGATTCTTCTCAGCAG ACAATGTGCAACTAACCAGTATCTGAAGAAGAGGGATGATCCTCATCGCTACTGTCAGAATGCCTGTGCAAATATCACTTATTGTGGCCCAGTCATTGTACCTCAACACCACTTGCAG CAATGCAAGATGTGCGTCGAGTCGGGGAAGTCCTGTGCTCCGTCAGGTTCCCCAGATGGCCCAGGGGTCGAAGGGTTTGACTTTGTCCTCTATGTCAGTGGGATTGTAACAAAACGATGTGGACTGGAGAACATTGTGGCTTATGCAGCTTACTGCCAGCTGGAGTCTGTACTAGACAG ACCGATAGCTGGTTATGCCAACTTGTGTCCTGCCATGATCTCATCAGAGCCTCAAGAGTTTGAAGGAATGCTCTCCACTGTGAAACATGAGATCATCCATGCTCTG GGGTTTTCTGCAGGTCTGTTTGCTTTCTACCGGGATGATGATGGCAAACCTTTGACTCCTCGCTTTTCCAGTGGCCTTCCTGCGTTTAATGAGAG CCAGGGTCTGTATCAGTGGAGTGAGGCAGTGATCAAGCGTGTCAACAGACTATGGGACATTAGAGGAGGACAGATGGTGCGACATGAAGTTCATGTCGTTGTGACTCCGCGGGTTGTG GAGGAGGTAAGAAATCATTTCAAGTGTCCAATCTTAGAAGGAATGGAGCTGGAGAACCAAGGGGGTCCTGGGACTGAACTCAATCACTGGGAAAAGAGACTTTTAGAG AATGAAGCCATGACAggctcacacacacaaaatagggTGTTTTCCCGAATGACGCTGGCCATCATGGAGGACACCGGGTGGTACCGAGCTAACTATAGCCTGGCCGAGACACTGAACTGGGGCCGTGGACTTGGCTGTGATTTTGTCATGAAGAGCTGCAAGTTCTGGATGGACAGACAGAGACAGAG AAAGCATGCTGGCATGCCTTACTGTGACACAGTGCGAGCCTCTCctttgcagctaatgtgcagacAGGACCAACTTGCGGTGGCTGTCTGCAACTTGCAGAAATACCCACATGAGTTGCCACTGGAGTATCAG TATTTTGAACAGATTCCAGATGTGTCTGCTGACCAGCTGCCATTTTTTGGTGGCGCAGTAGAGATTGCTGACTTCTGTCCTTTTAGTCAGGATTTTAGTTGGCACGTGAGTGGAGAGTATCAGAGAAATTCAAACTGCAGAGTGTCAGAGAATCAACCAG AATGGTGGAGGAATTATGCAGCAGAGTATTATGGGCCAAACTCAATCTGTTTGTACCAGAAGTCAGCTTTTGTAATGGAGCAGTGCACCAAGAAGATAACTTATCCTGACTGGGGCTCTGGATGCTACAAG GTCTTATGTTCAGCTCAGGGCCTGACAGTGCACATTCAGGGACACACCTTCCTCTGTCTCTATAAAGGTCATCTCCTGAGTGTGAGTGTGCTTGTCAACGACTGGGTATATAACGGTGTACTGATCTGCCCTGCTTGTACCGACTTCTGTGACGACTGTCCGGTCTTCGAGGAGATCCCAACAATGAATACCTCCAGGATTAAGACCATTG ATCCATGTTCCAAGGCTTCTGGTAGACCCGTGAATTTCAGTCTCCAGTGGACCCTTATTGCTGTGCTGCTCACCTGCCATTTAAACTGA